A single genomic interval of Lewinellaceae bacterium harbors:
- a CDS encoding P1 family peptidase — translation MNYYLSLSFFLFICSTTMAQTSSPRDTGITIGVFPTGRYNAITDVPGVRVGQITKIENPDVCTGVTALLPHDENLFENKVPAGLFIGNGFGKLTAISQIEELGNLETPILLTNTLSVPTAADAVIDFSIARNPGLRSVNPVVGETNDGYLNAIADRKLTKSDCLAAIEKADTGIVQQGCVGAGTGTICFGWKGGIGTASRKLPEQLGGYTVGVLVQTNFGGNLQIAGVPVGEELGTYAYKDQLESSDGSCMIVVATDAPLLARNLKRLAKRAFMGLAKTGGIASNGSGDYVIAFSNYQGNLVRSQRGNNTSDTYTELSNDAVTPLFMAVIEATEEAIINSLWYATTTTSNGRTIDALPKSKVLEIMRKYNRINKL, via the coding sequence ATGAATTATTATCTTTCCCTGAGCTTTTTCTTGTTCATCTGTTCTACAACCATGGCACAAACTTCCAGTCCACGAGATACGGGGATCACTATCGGGGTATTTCCCACCGGCCGATACAATGCAATTACGGATGTCCCCGGTGTCCGTGTCGGTCAAATAACGAAAATTGAAAACCCGGATGTTTGTACCGGAGTCACTGCTTTGTTGCCTCATGATGAGAACCTGTTTGAAAACAAGGTACCCGCCGGACTGTTTATTGGAAATGGCTTTGGCAAGCTGACCGCAATCTCCCAGATCGAAGAGCTGGGGAACCTGGAAACCCCTATCCTTCTGACGAATACATTGAGTGTACCCACCGCAGCTGATGCAGTGATCGATTTCTCCATTGCGCGAAATCCGGGGCTCCGGTCGGTCAATCCGGTGGTCGGAGAAACCAATGATGGTTATCTGAATGCAATCGCTGACCGGAAGCTGACCAAGAGTGACTGCCTTGCAGCTATTGAGAAAGCGGACACAGGAATAGTGCAGCAGGGATGTGTAGGCGCCGGAACAGGCACCATCTGCTTTGGATGGAAAGGCGGTATCGGCACAGCAAGCCGTAAACTTCCGGAGCAATTGGGCGGATATACGGTAGGGGTGCTGGTACAGACCAATTTCGGAGGCAACCTGCAGATCGCCGGTGTTCCGGTCGGCGAAGAACTCGGAACCTATGCCTACAAGGATCAGCTGGAAAGCAGCGATGGTTCCTGTATGATCGTGGTAGCGACCGATGCCCCTCTATTAGCCCGCAATTTAAAGCGCCTGGCAAAACGGGCCTTCATGGGTCTGGCCAAAACAGGTGGTATCGCATCCAATGGCAGCGGTGATTATGTCATTGCATTCAGCAATTATCAGGGCAACCTTGTCCGCTCACAGCGCGGAAACAACACCTCCGACACCTATACCGAATTGTCCAATGATGCCGTAACACCTTTATTCATGGCAGTCATTGAGGCTACCGAAGAGGCAATTATAAATTCTTTGTGGTATGCTACCACAACCACGAGTAATGGACGCACCATTGATGCATTGCCAAAATCAAAAGTGCTCGAAATCATGCGGAAATACAACCGAATCAACAAGCTATGA
- a CDS encoding RecQ family ATP-dependent DNA helicase, with translation MEETYFDILRRYWGYPVFRGQQESIIVAILSGKDVLAFLPTGSGKSICYQLPALMRPGLTLVISPLIALMENQVTQCKQRGIPAGALHGGMEYRSQQTVLDQAEHGRIKLLYIAPERLNQDRFLEFLSNIPELYVMVDEAHCISQWGHDFRPAYLQINRIKASRPEVQIAAFTATATPEVGEDISSQLELKDPVVFRESVAKSNLQLIVNKETNKWSEMLDRIQAITGTQIVYVRSRNRAESVSRYLIQRGIKSKAYHAGMPYEQRMQTQNDWISGKTRIIVATTAFGMGIDKADVRQVIHLDIPETLEEYIQEAGRAGRDGAQATAVLLFQDEDIEKNIEHLRDQFPDFTFIRKVYKMIGQYLDVAVGGGDEMKPVDWVGFSVQYQVPLRPLMTAVRILEMNGYIIQLDSWYKPASVQFRIQKESLYDLELPGELMDVLQVLMRTYEGIFLFPQRISEGKLAGLLSRPKEEVVQALQLLEKMEVISYQPSTDLPMIAIAGERLPAQDLIFDRAGYQQLVDRKYQQWNAMYGYVTLESGACREQAIGNYFNEKLPHCGRCDLCRELLVSIPQKEVWSRLLKAGWSLPEFVKSFSEDHRNQVLDHLTHMESEHLIWIDGDRNIHINEQA, from the coding sequence TTGGAGGAAACATATTTTGACATATTAAGGCGCTATTGGGGCTACCCGGTCTTCCGTGGTCAGCAGGAATCAATCATCGTAGCTATCCTTTCCGGCAAAGATGTTCTGGCATTTTTACCCACGGGTTCCGGTAAATCCATTTGCTATCAGCTGCCTGCTTTAATGCGCCCGGGATTAACCCTGGTTATCAGTCCGCTCATTGCCCTGATGGAAAACCAGGTCACCCAATGCAAACAGCGGGGCATCCCTGCAGGAGCACTGCATGGAGGTATGGAATACCGGTCACAACAGACCGTCCTGGATCAAGCCGAACATGGCCGGATTAAGTTGCTGTATATTGCTCCTGAACGGCTGAATCAGGACCGCTTTCTCGAGTTTCTTAGCAACATCCCTGAGCTATATGTTATGGTGGATGAGGCTCACTGCATCTCCCAGTGGGGACATGATTTTCGTCCGGCTTACCTGCAAATAAATCGAATTAAAGCCTCAAGGCCGGAGGTTCAAATCGCTGCATTCACTGCCACGGCAACCCCTGAAGTAGGTGAAGATATCAGCAGTCAGCTGGAATTGAAAGATCCGGTAGTCTTCAGAGAAAGTGTTGCCAAATCAAATCTTCAGCTGATCGTAAATAAGGAGACCAATAAGTGGAGTGAGATGCTTGACCGGATACAAGCAATCACCGGTACTCAGATCGTTTACGTCAGAAGCAGAAATCGTGCGGAATCGGTTTCTCGCTACCTGATTCAAAGGGGGATCAAAAGTAAAGCTTACCATGCAGGTATGCCTTACGAACAGCGCATGCAGACACAAAATGACTGGATCTCTGGAAAAACCCGGATCATCGTGGCAACGACGGCTTTTGGTATGGGTATCGACAAAGCAGATGTCCGGCAGGTTATTCACCTGGACATTCCGGAAACTCTGGAGGAATACATCCAGGAAGCGGGCAGGGCCGGCAGAGACGGAGCACAAGCCACCGCAGTATTGCTCTTTCAGGACGAAGACATCGAGAAGAATATTGAACACCTGCGTGACCAGTTTCCGGATTTTACCTTCATCCGCAAAGTGTATAAAATGATTGGCCAGTATCTGGATGTGGCCGTAGGGGGGGGTGATGAAATGAAACCAGTGGACTGGGTAGGTTTCAGTGTTCAGTATCAGGTTCCCCTAAGACCCTTGATGACCGCTGTACGGATACTGGAGATGAATGGATACATCATCCAATTGGATAGCTGGTATAAACCAGCTTCAGTTCAGTTTCGCATCCAAAAGGAATCCTTATATGACCTGGAGCTACCGGGGGAACTTATGGATGTACTACAAGTGCTGATGCGTACCTATGAGGGGATTTTCCTTTTTCCTCAACGCATCTCTGAGGGAAAGCTTGCGGGTTTGCTTTCCCGGCCTAAAGAGGAAGTGGTGCAGGCACTCCAGTTACTGGAGAAAATGGAAGTGATATCCTATCAACCATCGACTGATTTACCTATGATCGCAATTGCCGGCGAGCGCTTGCCTGCACAGGATCTGATCTTTGACCGGGCAGGTTATCAACAACTTGTCGACCGGAAGTACCAGCAATGGAATGCGATGTACGGATATGTAACGCTGGAATCAGGTGCATGCCGTGAACAGGCAATAGGTAACTATTTTAATGAAAAACTACCTCATTGCGGGCGCTGTGATCTTTGCCGTGAACTGCTGGTAAGCATTCCACAGAAAGAAGTCTGGAGTCGCCTGCTGAAAGCGGGCTGGTCACTGCCAGAATTTGTAAAGTCATTTTCTGAAGACCACAGGAACCAGGTCCTGGACCACCTTACCCATATGGAATCCGAACACCTGATCTGGATCGACGGAGACCGGAATATTCACATCAATGAACAAGCCTAA
- a CDS encoding glycosyltransferase: protein MNKPKVLITVTNDVAYDRRMHRIAATLDDAGYEVHRVGRLLTGPPDPKPGITLLKCPFRQGPLFYWWFNVQLYFFARRFNHDIHVSVDTDTLLAGLMVCFGRKKKLVYDSHEWFERTPELLHAPFKRWLWFLLGRNGARRAVLRMTVSFTLANALEKSYGYPFEVIRNLPRYVSSVTGGQLASRTIVYLGVLNAGRGLEMAIDALRELQGYRLKLVGEGDLSSKLRQQVRKLGLEDRVQFCGQVEPEQIEAELAGASFGFLMLDPASDSYQFSLANKFFDYVQAGLPVLCSSLPEYRALMESHSVGMLINEYSSESLITTLKKIDQNPSGYVDMLDACRAAAKDWCWETEAPKLLKLFDRLR, encoded by the coding sequence ATGAACAAGCCTAAGGTCCTTATCACGGTAACCAACGATGTAGCTTACGACCGGCGTATGCATCGTATTGCAGCTACTTTAGACGATGCCGGATATGAGGTTCACCGCGTCGGCCGCCTTTTAACCGGGCCTCCCGATCCCAAACCGGGAATCACTCTTTTAAAATGTCCGTTCCGACAGGGTCCCCTGTTTTATTGGTGGTTCAATGTTCAGCTGTATTTTTTTGCCAGGAGATTCAATCACGATATTCATGTCAGTGTTGATACGGATACCCTGCTGGCCGGATTGATGGTTTGCTTTGGCAGGAAAAAGAAACTCGTTTACGACAGCCACGAATGGTTTGAACGGACGCCGGAGTTATTGCATGCCCCATTCAAACGGTGGTTGTGGTTTTTGCTTGGAAGGAATGGAGCACGGAGAGCTGTATTACGTATGACCGTGTCTTTTACCCTGGCCAATGCACTGGAAAAATCCTATGGATATCCTTTTGAAGTGATCCGAAACTTGCCGCGGTATGTTTCTTCAGTCACCGGCGGGCAACTGGCATCCCGAACCATTGTATATCTGGGAGTCCTGAATGCCGGCAGAGGTTTGGAAATGGCAATCGATGCACTCCGTGAACTGCAAGGTTACCGACTGAAACTTGTCGGCGAGGGAGACTTGTCCTCAAAACTTCGTCAACAGGTCAGGAAGCTCGGACTGGAAGACAGGGTTCAATTTTGTGGCCAAGTTGAACCAGAACAAATTGAAGCAGAACTGGCTGGCGCTAGCTTTGGTTTTCTGATGCTTGATCCCGCCAGTGACAGTTATCAATTTAGCCTGGCCAATAAATTTTTCGATTACGTCCAGGCCGGTCTGCCCGTGCTGTGTAGTTCCCTGCCGGAATACCGTGCGTTAATGGAAAGTCATTCGGTAGGAATGTTGATCAATGAGTACTCCTCAGAATCATTGATTACGACTCTGAAAAAGATCGATCAGAATCCATCAGGATATGTGGATATGCTTGATGCCTGCCGGGCTGCAGCTAAGGACTGGTGTTGGGAAACAGAAGCTCCGAAATTGTTGAAGTTATTCGACCGGTTGCGTTAA
- a CDS encoding PhzF family phenazine biosynthesis protein has protein sequence MKPLSFFQIDAFTDQVFGGNPAAVVPLDQWPEDALLQNMATEHNLSETAYLVPKDDGYHIRWFTPVAEVDLCGHATLASAHYLFAIAAYERDTIRFHSRSGELLVRRTEQGYQLDFPLDVIRPVEVDPIWSSIVGAEVKEAYQGKTDLLFITGDAGQVYDCKPDMAAITKLGGRGIILSARDTSGRYDIISRCFYPAFGVPEDPVTGSAHTTLLAYWDQELHQTEYKAFQASTRGGHIICCRKNDRALLTGKAVTYATGMIWIPN, from the coding sequence ATGAAGCCTCTATCTTTCTTTCAGATCGATGCATTTACCGACCAGGTGTTTGGTGGAAATCCGGCAGCAGTTGTTCCGCTGGATCAGTGGCCTGAAGATGCACTCCTTCAGAACATGGCCACCGAACATAACTTGTCCGAAACCGCTTATCTGGTGCCGAAGGACGATGGTTATCATATCCGTTGGTTTACGCCGGTCGCTGAGGTGGATCTTTGTGGTCATGCAACCCTGGCATCAGCACATTATTTATTTGCAATTGCGGCCTATGAGCGGGATACTATCCGATTCCATTCCCGCAGCGGCGAACTCCTTGTTCGCAGGACAGAACAAGGCTACCAATTGGACTTTCCGCTCGATGTGATAAGACCTGTTGAAGTTGATCCAATTTGGTCTTCAATCGTAGGTGCGGAGGTGAAGGAAGCTTATCAGGGAAAAACCGACCTGTTGTTTATCACTGGTGATGCCGGACAGGTTTATGATTGCAAGCCAGATATGGCTGCGATTACTAAATTGGGTGGCAGAGGGATCATTCTGTCAGCACGGGATACCAGCGGCAGGTATGACATCATCAGTAGGTGCTTCTACCCTGCTTTCGGTGTTCCGGAGGATCCGGTGACCGGATCCGCCCATACCACACTCCTCGCCTACTGGGATCAGGAGCTACATCAAACTGAATACAAGGCATTTCAGGCCTCCACCCGGGGAGGGCACATTATTTGCTGCAGAAAAAATGACCGGGCACTGTTAACCGGGAAAGCCGTAACTTATGCTACGGGAATGATCTGGATTCCTAATTAA
- a CDS encoding aminotransferase class I/II-fold pyridoxal phosphate-dependent enzyme, which produces MSDLLKHAYDPDLFAREGHEVINLLHSYLEEVATLDKVYSSVDPEEEYRFWKRQWDEPANTSYPEVIRLLLERSIHLHHPHYIGHQVSPVAPVSALGGLLSDFMNNGMGIYEMGGPASVIESIIIEWVSEKIGYGAQRGGFLTSGGSLANLTALLVARTAKRTRDNEPLGILVSAESHYSVDRSVRILDMIPVPVPVNSKLQIDPSRLEASYREAMEKGIRIIGLVGNACTTATGTYDDLNQLADFCESKNLWLHIDGAHGAAVIFAPKYRHLIRGMERADSVSMDFHKMLMIPALCTALAFKRPLDSYRTYIQDAQYLFENGGEEWFNVAKRSIECTKYMMGVKVFLLRQQFGDMLFTDFVTRLYDLGHEFEALIREFPDLEMGHEPESNIVCFRFHPADVPVTDLDLLNQQIRKAIIREGSFYIVQTKIRGIQYLRCTIMNPFTTSEDLESLLSEVIQVGKQSISRSPLTQNNL; this is translated from the coding sequence ATGAGTGATCTGTTGAAGCATGCATATGACCCGGATTTATTTGCCAGGGAAGGGCACGAAGTAATCAACCTCCTGCATTCCTATCTTGAGGAAGTCGCTACTTTGGATAAAGTATACTCATCCGTTGATCCGGAGGAGGAGTACCGTTTTTGGAAGCGACAATGGGATGAACCAGCTAACACATCTTATCCTGAGGTGATCCGGTTATTGCTTGAAAGGTCTATCCATCTGCACCATCCCCACTACATCGGACATCAGGTAAGCCCCGTAGCTCCGGTATCCGCACTAGGCGGTTTACTATCCGACTTTATGAACAATGGAATGGGTATCTATGAAATGGGCGGACCTGCCTCGGTCATTGAATCCATAATCATCGAGTGGGTATCTGAAAAAATCGGATATGGCGCCCAGCGTGGAGGCTTTCTCACATCCGGGGGATCGCTGGCCAACCTGACGGCCCTGCTGGTGGCCAGAACAGCCAAACGAACCAGGGATAACGAACCTTTGGGCATCCTGGTTTCAGCCGAATCACATTACAGTGTTGACCGGTCTGTTCGAATACTGGATATGATACCGGTCCCGGTGCCCGTCAATAGCAAATTACAGATCGATCCTTCCAGGCTGGAAGCTTCCTATCGGGAAGCGATGGAAAAAGGCATCCGGATTATCGGACTGGTAGGCAACGCATGTACCACAGCAACCGGCACTTATGATGATCTCAACCAACTGGCAGATTTTTGTGAATCAAAGAACCTGTGGCTGCATATCGATGGTGCCCATGGCGCAGCCGTGATATTTGCGCCAAAGTACCGGCACCTGATCCGGGGAATGGAACGGGCAGATTCTGTGTCCATGGACTTCCATAAGATGCTTATGATACCGGCTTTGTGTACGGCTCTGGCCTTTAAGCGTCCATTGGATTCTTACAGGACCTATATCCAGGATGCACAGTATCTCTTTGAGAATGGTGGCGAAGAATGGTTTAATGTTGCCAAACGAAGTATTGAGTGCACCAAATACATGATGGGTGTAAAAGTCTTTTTGCTTAGGCAACAATTTGGCGATATGCTTTTTACCGATTTTGTGACCCGGCTGTATGATCTGGGACATGAGTTTGAAGCCCTGATCCGGGAATTTCCTGATCTGGAAATGGGGCATGAGCCCGAATCCAATATTGTCTGTTTCCGCTTCCATCCTGCTGACGTTCCGGTCACCGATCTGGACCTGCTGAACCAGCAAATCCGGAAAGCCATCATTCGTGAAGGAAGTTTTTACATCGTCCAAACTAAAATCCGTGGTATTCAATATTTGCGATGCACCATTATGAATCCTTTTACCACCAGTGAAGACCTTGAAAGTTTACTTTCGGAGGTCATTCAGGTAGGGAAACAAAGTATTTCAAGATCTCCTTTAACACAAAACAACCTATGA
- a CDS encoding S8 family serine peptidase yields MWNFRRSLLLPLILFSISLLSAQDDLKRWYLDDPATSSYQGISVDKMYQSLKGKTSKKIIVAVLDSGIDIDHEDLKDVIWINRDEIPNNGIDDDHNGYIDDLHGWNFIGGKDGKQVQYDTYELTRQYAEQRDYFAKMDTDNLKGKQKKAYDAYLDLKNQVETERDKAQKNLEESEQYQKIVLNALEALHKGLGDEDFNLVNLQNLDTGDDVGLTIGKNIGMQILSMDPNPGTLPEIIAQFEKDVKDQVDYYKSKADYGYNPDYNPRTIVGDNYANKTEHNYGNNDVIGPDPSHGTGVAALIGATHNNDLGIDGIATNVEIMVVRVVPDGDERDKDVANAIRYAVDNGASVINMSFGKGFSPSKDVVDDAVRYAEKHDVLLVHAAGNSAEDNDDGNNFPTAVYSKKKLFGPKTAKNWLEVGALAPEPGEHAVADFSNYGKERVDVFAPGVQIYTAAPHNQYSSVDGTSFSSPIVAGIAAQIRSYFPGLSASQVRDVIMESADVSKDKVDLPGTDKAVPFNEICVSGGKVNAAKAMQLAAKTVPANKVKAAQAQSRT; encoded by the coding sequence ATGTGGAATTTTCGTCGTTCGTTACTTCTGCCCCTGATACTATTTTCCATTTCCCTGCTTTCTGCTCAAGATGATCTCAAAAGATGGTACCTGGATGATCCTGCCACCTCCTCTTACCAGGGGATCAGCGTGGACAAAATGTATCAGTCCCTGAAAGGTAAAACCAGCAAAAAAATCATCGTGGCGGTCCTGGATTCAGGCATAGACATTGATCATGAAGATCTGAAAGATGTGATCTGGATCAACCGTGACGAAATCCCGAACAATGGGATTGACGACGATCATAATGGGTACATCGATGACCTTCACGGATGGAATTTCATCGGCGGAAAAGATGGAAAACAGGTTCAGTATGACACGTACGAATTGACTCGTCAATATGCAGAGCAACGCGACTACTTTGCAAAAATGGATACCGATAATCTTAAAGGGAAACAAAAGAAGGCCTATGATGCCTACCTGGACCTGAAAAATCAGGTAGAAACTGAACGCGATAAGGCCCAGAAAAACCTGGAAGAATCCGAGCAATATCAAAAAATCGTACTCAATGCGCTGGAAGCATTGCATAAAGGTTTAGGTGATGAGGACTTCAACCTGGTAAACTTACAGAACCTCGATACAGGAGACGATGTTGGATTGACCATCGGTAAAAACATCGGAATGCAGATCCTGTCTATGGATCCCAATCCAGGCACTCTGCCAGAAATCATTGCCCAGTTCGAGAAAGATGTCAAGGATCAAGTCGATTACTATAAATCGAAAGCAGACTATGGCTATAACCCGGATTACAATCCACGCACCATCGTAGGTGATAATTATGCCAATAAAACGGAGCATAATTATGGCAATAACGATGTCATCGGACCGGATCCATCACATGGTACCGGAGTTGCCGCACTGATCGGCGCGACGCACAACAATGATCTGGGAATTGATGGCATTGCCACCAATGTAGAGATTATGGTTGTCCGGGTCGTTCCTGACGGAGATGAGCGGGATAAAGACGTTGCCAACGCAATCCGCTATGCAGTAGACAATGGCGCATCCGTCATTAACATGTCATTTGGTAAGGGTTTCTCTCCATCCAAGGACGTGGTTGATGATGCGGTTCGTTATGCCGAGAAACATGATGTTCTGCTTGTCCATGCTGCCGGCAACTCGGCAGAAGATAACGATGACGGTAATAATTTTCCGACCGCCGTCTACTCCAAGAAAAAATTATTCGGTCCTAAAACTGCTAAGAACTGGCTCGAAGTGGGAGCACTGGCACCGGAACCCGGTGAGCATGCAGTTGCAGATTTCTCCAACTATGGTAAGGAACGCGTTGATGTATTTGCTCCGGGTGTACAGATCTATACGGCTGCACCCCATAATCAATACAGTTCAGTGGATGGCACCAGCTTTTCCTCACCAATCGTTGCGGGTATTGCTGCCCAGATCCGGTCTTATTTCCCTGGATTGTCGGCCAGTCAGGTACGTGACGTGATCATGGAGTCTGCGGATGTCTCCAAAGACAAGGTAGATCTTCCTGGAACGGACAAAGCGGTTCCCTTCAATGAGATTTGTGTCAGTGGTGGTAAAGTGAATGCAGCGAAAGCGATGCAACTGGCGGCTAAAACAGTTCCGGCAAATAAAGTAAAAGCTGCACAGGCTCAATCCCGAACCTGA
- a CDS encoding TerB family tellurite resistance protein, whose protein sequence is MSVFEQPERVRNELIALLFKLVRSDHAIDQKEWAYILQVADSLGLKEDDVHEILSNKESYILHPPKSERERMTILYYLLFLMKIDGRIGQREKDLIREYGFKLGFRTSMTDEMILLIQDHAQKKFDPEMLLDKIRKYSN, encoded by the coding sequence ATGTCGGTATTTGAACAACCTGAACGTGTACGCAATGAGCTAATCGCACTCCTCTTCAAACTGGTGCGTTCTGATCACGCCATCGATCAGAAGGAGTGGGCTTACATTCTTCAGGTGGCGGACTCATTAGGTCTGAAAGAAGATGATGTCCACGAGATCCTCTCCAATAAAGAATCCTACATCCTGCATCCGCCAAAAAGTGAGCGCGAGCGAATGACCATTCTCTACTATTTACTGTTTCTTATGAAAATAGATGGAAGAATTGGCCAACGGGAAAAGGACCTTATACGCGAATATGGTTTCAAACTGGGATTTCGCACATCCATGACCGACGAGATGATCCTCTTGATCCAGGATCATGCCCAAAAGAAATTTGATCCGGAAATGCTCCTGGACAAGATCCGCAAGTATAGCAATTGA
- a CDS encoding DUF721 domain-containing protein, which translates to MKRQNDQHIGAILGELVQQRKLKHKLYVKKVQSYWCEAMGPMIAEGTRNIEIQRQVLCLSVPSSTLRQELNLCRQEIIEKLNAHLGESYLKDLRFV; encoded by the coding sequence ATGAAGAGACAAAATGATCAGCATATCGGGGCTATCCTGGGCGAGTTGGTCCAGCAAAGGAAACTGAAGCACAAATTGTATGTAAAGAAGGTGCAGAGCTATTGGTGTGAGGCCATGGGCCCCATGATTGCTGAAGGTACCAGGAACATAGAAATACAGCGACAGGTGCTGTGCTTAAGCGTGCCAAGCTCCACTCTCAGGCAGGAGTTAAATCTTTGCCGTCAGGAAATCATTGAAAAGCTCAATGCCCACCTGGGTGAGTCTTATTTGAAAGATCTGCGATTTGTGTGA
- a CDS encoding DNA primase, producing MIMISPATVDEIFGKVQIEDVVQDYVQLKRRGVNLIGLCPFHNEKTPSFTVSPAKNIYKCFGCGRGGNAVQFLMEHDHLTFPEALRHLAAKYNIEIDEKEEPEEVREERQLKDSLFLINAFANKYFQQNLWETPEGKRIGLDYFKERGFLESTIRKFELGFALKQGGFTEKALLEGYNGEFLKQLGLTTEKDRDFFWDRVMFPIHNLSGKVIGFGGRTMTTGLKGPKYINSPESEIYSKRKSLYAIHLAKQAIIQRDRCILVEGYTDVISLHQAGIENVVASSGTSLTTEQIALIKRFSQNVLLLYDGDFAGMKASLRGLNLLLEQDLNVQLVALPEGEDPDSYVRKNGGEKMMAFLKSMAKDFILFSIELMVEESKEDPIKKTQWLKDIVESLSKIPDVLKRSVYISQCAQLTGIEEAILVAETNKKIRQELLNKKSGQRDLAAEKAAMEVADRQDFQQISPKQPSTTTNPDEAQERDIARLLVTFGDRIYDDDKNVTVAQYILNNIKDVVKYIQNKAYLQIIELWQTALDSKTPMTTSIFLNHQNKEVQQLAIDLTTSPYTYSENWEARWDIMLQTQTMPEENYIKDSYQSVLRFKLKKIHYLIEENKTRIGDLKSGDDPQKELIYLKVHQQLTQLRNELAEKLKLIVLG from the coding sequence ATAATTATGATATCTCCTGCCACCGTCGATGAAATTTTTGGCAAAGTTCAGATAGAGGACGTGGTGCAGGATTATGTACAATTGAAGCGCAGAGGCGTTAACCTGATAGGATTGTGCCCATTTCATAACGAAAAAACACCTTCTTTCACTGTTTCTCCCGCCAAGAATATCTACAAATGCTTCGGTTGTGGGCGAGGTGGCAATGCCGTCCAGTTCCTGATGGAACACGACCATCTGACTTTTCCTGAAGCTTTACGTCACCTGGCAGCGAAATACAACATTGAAATTGATGAAAAGGAGGAACCGGAAGAGGTCCGCGAAGAGCGCCAGCTGAAGGATAGTCTATTTCTTATCAATGCATTTGCCAATAAGTATTTTCAACAAAATCTGTGGGAAACCCCCGAAGGTAAAAGGATCGGTTTGGATTACTTCAAAGAACGCGGGTTCCTGGAATCAACCATCCGTAAGTTCGAGTTGGGATTTGCCCTGAAGCAAGGCGGTTTCACCGAAAAAGCGTTACTGGAAGGATACAATGGCGAGTTTCTCAAACAATTGGGGCTGACAACCGAAAAAGACCGGGACTTCTTCTGGGACCGGGTCATGTTTCCGATTCATAATCTTTCCGGGAAGGTGATCGGGTTCGGAGGGCGTACCATGACAACCGGTTTGAAAGGACCCAAATACATCAACTCACCGGAATCGGAAATTTACAGCAAACGCAAATCGCTTTATGCCATCCATCTGGCTAAACAAGCCATCATCCAACGGGACCGCTGCATTCTGGTGGAAGGTTATACGGATGTGATTTCACTGCACCAGGCCGGGATCGAAAATGTTGTGGCTTCCTCCGGCACCTCCCTGACTACTGAACAAATAGCCCTCATCAAACGATTCTCTCAAAATGTGCTTTTGCTCTATGATGGCGACTTTGCCGGCATGAAGGCATCGCTGCGAGGACTAAATTTACTACTGGAGCAGGATTTGAATGTTCAGCTGGTCGCATTGCCCGAAGGTGAAGATCCGGACTCCTATGTTCGGAAGAACGGCGGTGAGAAAATGATGGCATTCCTCAAGTCCATGGCCAAAGATTTCATCCTCTTCTCCATTGAGTTGATGGTTGAAGAAAGCAAGGAGGATCCGATCAAAAAAACGCAGTGGCTAAAGGATATCGTTGAAAGCCTTTCCAAAATCCCGGATGTTCTGAAGCGATCGGTGTACATCAGTCAATGTGCTCAACTGACCGGCATAGAAGAGGCCATCCTGGTTGCAGAAACCAATAAGAAAATCCGGCAGGAGCTCCTCAACAAGAAATCCGGCCAAAGAGATCTGGCTGCAGAGAAAGCAGCGATGGAAGTTGCCGACCGGCAGGATTTCCAGCAGATTTCGCCAAAACAACCATCGACTACCACCAATCCTGATGAAGCACAGGAGCGGGATATAGCAAGGTTACTGGTGACATTTGGGGACCGGATATACGATGATGACAAAAATGTAACGGTAGCCCAGTATATCCTGAACAACATCAAGGATGTCGTAAAATACATTCAGAATAAGGCTTACCTGCAAATCATTGAATTATGGCAAACGGCATTGGATTCAAAGACACCAATGACTACCAGCATCTTTCTTAACCATCAAAACAAAGAAGTACAACAACTGGCCATCGACCTGACCACTTCGCCCTATACCTACAGTGAAAATTGGGAAGCAAGGTGGGATATCATGCTTCAGACGCAAACCATGCCTGAAGAGAATTACATTAAAGATAGCTACCAAAGTGTGCTTCGGTTTAAGCTGAAAAAAATCCATTACCTCATTGAGGAGAATAAGACCCGCATCGGTGACCTGAAATCCGGTGATGACCCACAAAAAGAACTGATCTACCTGAAAGTCCACCAGCAGCTCACACAACTACGCAATGAGCTGGCAGAAAAATTAAAACTCATTGTTCTGGGTTGA